The following are encoded together in the Desulfonispora thiosulfatigenes DSM 11270 genome:
- a CDS encoding DNA-3-methyladenine glycosylase: MKLTREFYSRDTLTVAKELLGKHLIHKVEGVERIGEIVEVEAYGGIIDKAAHSYQGKRTKRTEVMFGEAGHAYVYLIYGMYHCLNIVTSTIDNPEAILIRALKPISGIPQISQDRYGKIDSDLTKRQYLNLLNGPGKLSKGMAITKEHNGIDLCADTLYLVDPGQTKEKIVTSPRINIDYAEEAIDYPWRYYFADNPYISKK; encoded by the coding sequence ATGAAATTAACGCGAGAATTTTATAGTAGGGATACCTTAACAGTGGCTAAGGAGCTACTAGGAAAACATCTTATTCATAAGGTAGAGGGGGTAGAAAGGATAGGAGAAATAGTTGAAGTAGAGGCCTATGGGGGGATTATTGATAAAGCAGCACACTCTTATCAAGGAAAAAGAACCAAGAGAACCGAAGTAATGTTTGGAGAGGCTGGGCATGCCTATGTTTATTTAATTTATGGAATGTATCATTGCTTAAACATCGTTACTAGTACAATCGATAATCCAGAAGCAATTTTAATTAGAGCCTTAAAACCTATTAGTGGCATACCTCAAATTTCCCAGGACCGTTATGGAAAAATAGATTCAGACTTAACTAAAAGACAATATCTAAATTTACTAAACGGCCCTGGAAAACTAAGTAAAGGTATGGCTATAACTAAAGAGCATAATGGAATAGATTTATGTGCGGATACTTTATACCTAGTAGACCCCGGTCAGACTAAGGAGAAAATAGTAACATCTCCAAGGATCAATATCGACTACGCTGAAGAAGCCATCGATTATCCTTGGAGATATTACTTTGCAGATAATCCGTACATATCTAAAAAATAA
- the thiC gene encoding phosphomethylpyrimidine synthase ThiC — translation MNFSTQMDAAKKGIITKEMEIVAKKEQMEVNTLRKLIAEGKIVIPANKNHTSLDAEGVGQGLRTKINVNLGISKDCRDIELELEKVKTAVNMKAEAIMDLSCFGKTEEFRKRVVEISPAMIGTVPIYDAVGFYDKELKDITKDEFLKVVEKHARDGVDFMTIHAGINRETAAVFKRNPRLMNFVSRGGSLLYAWMELNNQENPFYEYYDELLEICEKYDVTLSLGDACRPGSLKDSTDPSQIKELMTLGELTLRAWEKNVQVMIEGPGHVPLNEIAANMLIEKKLCHGAPFYVLGPIVTDVAPGYDHITSAIGGAIAAANGADFLCYVTPAEHLRLPTLDDMKEGIIASRIAAHAADIAKGVPGAIEWDHEMSQARRDLDWEKMFELALDEEKPRKYRKESMPEDKHTCTMCGKMCAVRNMNKVMDGKNVNILRDDD, via the coding sequence ATGAATTTTTCGACTCAAATGGATGCTGCCAAAAAAGGAATTATTACTAAGGAAATGGAAATTGTGGCAAAAAAAGAACAAATGGAGGTTAATACTTTAAGAAAATTAATTGCTGAAGGTAAAATAGTTATTCCTGCCAATAAAAATCATACATCTTTAGATGCTGAGGGAGTTGGACAAGGATTAAGAACAAAAATAAATGTAAATTTAGGTATTTCTAAAGATTGCCGTGATATTGAATTAGAGCTGGAAAAGGTGAAAACTGCTGTAAATATGAAAGCTGAAGCTATAATGGATTTAAGTTGTTTTGGAAAAACTGAAGAATTCAGAAAAAGAGTAGTAGAAATTTCACCTGCAATGATAGGTACTGTCCCAATTTATGATGCAGTTGGCTTTTATGATAAAGAGTTAAAAGATATTACAAAGGATGAATTTTTAAAAGTTGTAGAAAAACATGCTAGGGATGGCGTGGATTTTATGACCATTCATGCAGGAATTAACCGTGAAACTGCTGCTGTATTTAAAAGAAATCCTAGATTAATGAACTTTGTTTCCAGGGGTGGGTCTTTACTATATGCGTGGATGGAATTAAATAATCAAGAAAATCCATTTTATGAATATTATGATGAACTTTTAGAAATTTGTGAAAAGTATGATGTTACTTTAAGTCTAGGGGATGCTTGCCGTCCAGGTAGTTTAAAGGATTCTACTGACCCTAGTCAAATCAAGGAATTAATGACCCTTGGAGAACTTACTTTAAGAGCCTGGGAAAAGAATGTACAGGTCATGATTGAAGGACCAGGCCATGTTCCTTTAAATGAAATTGCGGCTAATATGTTAATTGAGAAAAAATTATGCCATGGTGCTCCTTTTTATGTTCTTGGGCCAATCGTGACAGATGTAGCACCAGGATATGATCATATTACAAGTGCTATTGGTGGTGCTATTGCAGCAGCTAATGGGGCAGACTTCTTATGCTATGTTACACCTGCCGAGCATTTAAGACTTCCTACTTTAGATGATATGAAAGAAGGAATCATTGCTAGTCGTATTGCCGCTCATGCAGCTGATATTGCTAAAGGAGTTCCAGGAGCAATTGAGTGGGATCATGAAATGAGCCAAGCTCGCCGTGACCTTGATTGGGAAAAAATGTTCGAGCTAGCCCTAGATGAGGAAAAACCTAGAAAATATCGTAAAGAATCCATGCCTGAAGATAAGCATACTTGTACTATGTGTGGAAAAATGTGTGCCGTAAGAAATATGAATAAAGTCATGGATGGTAAAAATGTGAATATTTTACGAGATGATGATTAA
- a CDS encoding NAD(+) synthase, which translates to MNNYGFLKVAAATPKIKVADTIYNTQEILRLMDEASEQECALLVFPELSLTGYTCGDLFQQRHLLDSAVEQLDFILQSSRDNQVLTLIGMPLSIKQRLYNCAVAILKGRILGIVPKMHIPNSKEYYEKRWFNSGFDYAKESTVIELLGQKVSFGSLLFECTDLPFSLGVEICEDLWSPIPPSSYLSLKGASIIANLSASNEYVGKSDYRKLLISQQSSRCICGYIYASAGVHESTTDLVFGGDSAIYENGTSLKESQLFNRESELIISEIDIERLISERQKNTSFSENTTFLTQELNTEIINFSYVKDFRLSTLSREINPLPFVPGEEKTLDSHCQEIFSITTAALAKRLEHTKIDKVVVGISGGLDSTLALLSIVQTFDLLNIERKNILAITMPGFGTSDLTYNYARDLMEKLGVTSKEINITEACLTHFKDIEHDKKILDTTYENVQARERTQILMDYANKNNALVMGTGDLSELALGWATYNGDHMSMYSLNSGIPKTLVQFLLKWAADNNMYGLKETLYGILDMPISPELIPTDKEGAIKQKTEDLVGPYELHDFYLYYFLRYGMSPKKILFLAETAFKDKYPKETILKWLKVFYHRFFSQQFKRSCIPDGPKVGSVSLSPRGDWRMPSDASSSIWLKELEE; encoded by the coding sequence ATGAATAATTATGGTTTCTTGAAAGTTGCAGCGGCAACTCCCAAGATCAAGGTTGCTGATACCATATATAACACACAAGAAATATTAAGATTAATGGATGAAGCTTCTGAACAGGAGTGCGCTCTTTTAGTTTTTCCTGAACTTTCTTTGACCGGATATACTTGTGGCGATTTATTTCAGCAAAGACATTTATTAGATAGCGCTGTAGAACAATTAGATTTTATTTTACAAAGTTCTAGGGATAATCAAGTATTAACTTTAATTGGGATGCCCTTATCGATTAAACAAAGACTCTACAATTGTGCAGTTGCAATTTTAAAGGGCAGAATTCTTGGGATAGTTCCAAAAATGCATATTCCAAATAGCAAGGAATATTATGAAAAAAGATGGTTTAATTCTGGATTTGATTATGCGAAAGAATCAACTGTAATTGAACTTTTAGGACAAAAGGTTTCATTTGGAAGTTTGCTTTTTGAATGTACAGATTTGCCATTTTCCTTAGGAGTAGAAATTTGTGAGGATTTATGGTCGCCTATTCCTCCAAGCTCTTATTTATCTTTAAAAGGAGCAAGTATCATAGCTAATCTTTCAGCAAGTAATGAATATGTAGGTAAATCAGATTATCGCAAATTACTGATTTCTCAGCAAAGTTCAAGGTGCATTTGTGGTTACATTTATGCATCTGCAGGAGTACATGAATCCACCACAGACTTAGTTTTTGGGGGGGATAGTGCGATTTATGAAAATGGTACTTCATTAAAAGAGTCACAGCTATTTAATCGCGAAAGTGAATTAATAATAAGTGAAATAGACATAGAAAGATTAATTTCTGAGCGTCAAAAAAATACAAGCTTTAGTGAAAATACGACCTTTTTAACCCAAGAGTTAAATACCGAAATCATTAATTTTAGCTATGTTAAAGATTTTAGGTTAAGCACATTATCTAGAGAAATAAACCCTTTACCATTTGTGCCAGGGGAAGAAAAAACTTTAGATAGTCATTGCCAAGAAATATTTTCTATCACAACAGCGGCTTTAGCTAAAAGACTAGAACATACAAAAATTGATAAAGTAGTTGTGGGTATTTCTGGAGGATTAGATTCTACCTTAGCTTTATTATCAATTGTCCAAACCTTTGATCTCCTGAATATTGAGCGAAAAAATATTTTAGCAATTACTATGCCGGGATTTGGAACATCCGATTTAACTTATAATTATGCTCGCGATTTAATGGAAAAGCTAGGTGTAACTAGTAAAGAAATAAATATCACAGAAGCTTGCTTAACTCACTTTAAAGATATTGAACATGATAAAAAGATACTAGACACAACCTATGAAAATGTCCAAGCTAGGGAAAGAACGCAAATATTAATGGACTATGCTAATAAAAATAATGCGCTCGTAATGGGTACAGGTGATTTGTCAGAGTTAGCCCTAGGCTGGGCTACATATAATGGAGATCATATGTCTATGTATTCGCTTAATTCTGGTATTCCTAAAACTTTAGTACAATTCTTATTAAAATGGGCAGCAGATAATAATATGTACGGTCTTAAAGAAACCCTTTATGGAATACTTGATATGCCGATCAGTCCAGAATTAATCCCGACGGATAAAGAAGGGGCAATAAAGCAAAAAACAGAAGACTTAGTAGGACCTTATGAATTACATGATTTTTATTTGTATTATTTCTTGCGTTATGGCATGAGCCCTAAGAAAATTCTATTCTTAGCAGAAACAGCATTTAAAGATAAATATCCTAAAGAGACCATCTTAAAATGGTTAAAAGTATTTTATCATAGATTCTTTTCGCAGCAATTTAAACGTTCTTGCATACCCGATGGTCCAAAGGTAGGCTCAGTAAGTTTATCCCCAAGAGGAGACTGGAGAATGCCAAGTGATGCAAGTAGTAGCATCTGGCTCAAGGAATTAGAGGAGTAA
- the thiE gene encoding thiamine phosphate synthase produces the protein MKNKLDYALYLVTDRGILGDRDLETAVEQSILGGATIVQLREKDISSLDFYNIAKSLKKVTDKYNVPLLINDRLDIALAVDAAGAHIGQEDLPCAVARKMLGPDKILGITANTVEAALKAQEEGADYLGVGAVYPTGSKEIDKPIGVEQLGVVKKAVNIPVVAIGGINENNISELKPTGIEGVSVISAILGKEDIKKASEELLSIFKDN, from the coding sequence ATGAAGAATAAACTAGACTATGCTTTATACCTAGTTACAGATCGAGGTATTTTAGGAGATAGGGATTTAGAAACGGCTGTTGAGCAGTCTATTTTAGGTGGAGCTACTATTGTGCAATTGCGTGAAAAGGATATTTCTTCTTTAGATTTTTATAATATTGCCAAAAGTCTCAAAAAAGTAACTGATAAATATAATGTACCTTTATTAATTAATGATCGCCTAGATATCGCCCTTGCGGTAGATGCTGCGGGTGCTCATATTGGTCAAGAAGACTTACCGTGCGCAGTAGCTCGTAAAATGCTAGGACCTGATAAAATTTTAGGAATTACGGCTAATACAGTCGAAGCTGCCCTAAAAGCTCAGGAAGAAGGAGCCGATTATTTAGGAGTGGGAGCTGTTTATCCAACAGGTAGTAAGGAAATAGATAAACCTATTGGCGTAGAGCAATTAGGAGTGGTGAAAAAAGCAGTTAATATTCCTGTAGTTGCTATTGGGGGCATTAATGAAAATAATATTTCTGAATTAAAGCCTACAGGGATTGAAGGCGTTTCAGTTATCTCCGCTATTTTAGGTAAAGAAGATATTAAAAAAGCTAGTGAGGAATTGCTTTCAATTTTTAAAGATAATTAA
- the thiM gene encoding hydroxyethylthiazole kinase → MEIYQKTTKLLIDVREKSPLVHHITNYVTVNDCANIVLALGGSPVMADDEKEVKEMTSLARALVLNIGTLNTRTIDSMIIAGKTAKERNIPIILDPVGVGATKLRTQTAKQLLAEVNPTIIRGNMSEIKILAGIDGNIKGVDSMDDMQNGKEIALELSHKLNAIVAITGKIDIISNGTNTTFIANGHKLLSQVTGTGCMCSSLVGTYAGVTEDYYSAAIAGILSMGLAGEKSFNSLKDSEGVGTFRMRIFDNIYNLTPEILEGEGKIHEE, encoded by the coding sequence TTGGAAATATATCAAAAAACCACAAAATTACTAATAGATGTGCGTGAAAAGAGTCCTCTAGTACATCATATAACTAATTATGTTACTGTAAATGATTGTGCAAATATTGTCCTAGCCCTTGGGGGATCCCCTGTAATGGCTGATGATGAAAAAGAGGTTAAAGAAATGACTTCTCTAGCTCGGGCGCTTGTTCTAAATATTGGCACTTTAAATACTCGCACAATTGATTCTATGATTATAGCAGGAAAAACAGCAAAAGAAAGAAATATACCCATAATTTTAGATCCTGTGGGAGTGGGAGCAACAAAACTTAGAACTCAAACAGCCAAACAACTTTTAGCAGAAGTTAATCCAACTATTATCCGAGGAAATATGTCTGAAATTAAAATCTTAGCTGGCATAGATGGTAATATTAAAGGTGTCGACTCTATGGATGATATGCAAAATGGCAAAGAAATTGCTCTTGAGCTTTCCCATAAATTAAATGCTATTGTTGCAATTACAGGTAAAATTGATATTATTTCAAATGGAACAAATACTACTTTTATTGCTAATGGTCATAAATTATTATCTCAGGTTACGGGAACAGGATGTATGTGTTCATCACTCGTGGGTACATATGCTGGTGTCACTGAGGATTATTATAGTGCGGCTATTGCTGGGATTTTATCCATGGGACTAGCTGGTGAAAAGTCTTTCAATAGTTTAAAAGATTCTGAAGGTGTTGGCACATTTAGAATGAGAATATTTGATAATATTTATAATTTAACACCAGAAATATTAGAAGGCGAGGGAAAAATCCATGAAGAATAA
- the thiD gene encoding bifunctional hydroxymethylpyrimidine kinase/phosphomethylpyrimidine kinase yields MKTALTIAGSDCSGGAGIQADLKTFSAHGVFGMSVITAITAQNTQGVSAVENLSAEMVSKQIEAIFTDIEVDAVKIGMVSETKIIKTIAENLKKYQAQNVVVDPVMISKSGFDLLQPEAKEALISHLLPLAEVVTPNIPEAEVIVGMKIDTVEDMEKAALLIHKMGPKKVLVKGGHLTEDAIDVLYDGKKITHYTSERINTKNTHGTGCTLSSAITANLAKGANVEEGVREAKEYITTAIRHSLALGKGYGPTNHFYSLYQKAGMLD; encoded by the coding sequence ATGAAAACTGCTTTAACTATTGCTGGTTCTGATTGTAGTGGCGGAGCTGGAATACAAGCCGATTTAAAAACCTTTTCTGCCCATGGTGTCTTTGGAATGAGCGTTATCACTGCCATCACTGCGCAAAATACCCAAGGAGTATCTGCAGTAGAAAATTTAAGTGCCGAAATGGTTTCTAAACAAATTGAAGCAATTTTTACGGATATAGAAGTAGATGCAGTAAAAATTGGAATGGTTTCTGAAACTAAAATTATTAAAACTATCGCAGAAAATCTCAAAAAATATCAGGCGCAAAATGTGGTAGTTGATCCTGTAATGATTTCAAAAAGCGGTTTTGATTTATTACAACCTGAAGCTAAAGAAGCCCTTATTTCCCACCTTTTACCTCTTGCTGAAGTAGTAACACCTAATATCCCAGAGGCTGAAGTAATTGTCGGAATGAAAATTGATACTGTCGAAGATATGGAAAAGGCTGCTTTATTAATTCACAAAATGGGCCCTAAAAAAGTATTAGTTAAAGGTGGACATCTCACCGAGGATGCAATCGATGTTCTTTATGATGGTAAAAAAATAACGCATTATACCTCAGAAAGAATTAATACAAAAAATACTCATGGGACAGGCTGTACCCTTTCTTCTGCAATCACGGCTAATTTAGCTAAAGGGGCTAATGTTGAAGAGGGAGTTAGAGAGGCTAAGGAATATATAACAACTGCTATTAGACATTCTCTTGCTTTAGGTAAAGGATATGGACCGACTAATCATTTTTATTCTCTATACCAAAAGGCTGGTATGCTCGATTAA
- a CDS encoding DUF2156 domain-containing protein, whose product MIELKDKDIFDQFFKSDRYEGSECTFTNLYMWRKTYNITWTLVDDFLCVKATLNDATYVLPPFPRNKDGFFKVVDKLIDYIKEINIPFVMGGITEDLMAYMEKERPNMFNFTEDFDTHDYVYSAEDLVELKGRKYSRKRNHIKNFKKHYSDYEYFDMTEELVPSCIQSAIDWCEKKEKDFNDKRSLICERDALIEALKQFTYLGFKGGVIKVNDKVEAFTFGELLNEDTAVIHVEKGNRELNGIYPTINQDFCIRNWSEIKFINREEDLGLPGLKKAKESYYPVKFIKKYSATLKNEG is encoded by the coding sequence ATGATTGAATTAAAAGATAAAGATATCTTTGATCAATTTTTCAAAAGCGATAGATACGAAGGATCGGAATGTACCTTTACTAATCTATATATGTGGAGAAAAACTTATAATATAACGTGGACCCTTGTAGATGATTTTTTATGTGTGAAGGCAACCTTAAATGATGCTACATACGTTCTACCACCTTTTCCAAGGAATAAGGACGGCTTTTTTAAGGTTGTAGATAAACTAATAGATTATATTAAAGAAATTAATATACCCTTTGTTATGGGGGGAATTACGGAAGATTTAATGGCATATATGGAAAAAGAAAGGCCTAATATGTTTAACTTTACGGAAGATTTTGATACCCATGATTATGTGTATAGTGCGGAGGATTTAGTAGAATTAAAGGGCAGGAAATATTCTCGTAAAAGAAATCATATTAAGAATTTCAAAAAGCATTACTCTGATTATGAATATTTTGATATGACTGAGGAATTAGTCCCATCCTGTATTCAAAGTGCCATTGATTGGTGTGAAAAAAAGGAAAAGGATTTTAATGATAAAAGAAGCTTAATTTGTGAGCGTGATGCTTTAATTGAAGCCTTAAAGCAGTTTACCTATTTAGGATTTAAAGGTGGAGTAATTAAAGTTAATGATAAGGTCGAGGCCTTTACTTTTGGGGAACTTTTAAATGAAGATACCGCTGTAATTCATGTGGAAAAAGGAAATCGTGAGCTTAATGGCATTTATCCTACGATTAATCAAGATTTTTGTATTCGTAATTGGAGTGAAATTAAGTTTATAAATCGAGAAGAAGATTTAGGTTTACCCGGGTTAAAAAAGGCTAAAGAATCTTATTATCCTGTAAAATTCATTAAAAAATATAGTGCTACTTTAAAAAATGAGGGATAG
- a CDS encoding GNAT family N-acetyltransferase — translation MDFHLIKEEDKPSVMRLWAYCFENEEDPFYNWYFNNFFNSENTLGSYSENKLMANLQLNPYQIYVRGKALDTSYIVGIATDPAARGQGIVRGLMVESFREMKRRKHFVSILMPYRAHFYYPYDFEFVYHHLKYVIPISDLKRQGAGYGEFRQIDENYIKNKNDYQELQEVYDKFTKNKHGYVVRTEENWRLLVEEHLTEKGYITLLLEQGKPIGYLFYYLQDNRFIVKEMAFANINAQKSLLKYIYNHNSQVETLEWNAAVDDLTYLSLPDPKQGITMYPFMMARIIDAKEALESIDYSRDITGTIKISISDNLATWNEGTFKVEINEGKAKVTKTLEPSDVNLGIGTLTSLYFGRLSASELEFLGKISSGSAKKMELLTQIFPKMNNFINEYI, via the coding sequence ATGGACTTTCATTTAATTAAAGAAGAGGATAAGCCTTCAGTGATGCGTTTGTGGGCGTACTGTTTTGAAAATGAAGAAGATCCGTTTTATAATTGGTATTTTAATAATTTCTTCAATAGTGAAAATACCCTCGGTTCCTATTCAGAAAATAAATTAATGGCGAATTTACAATTAAATCCGTATCAAATTTATGTACGGGGTAAGGCTTTAGATACTTCTTATATAGTCGGCATTGCCACCGATCCAGCTGCAAGAGGGCAAGGAATTGTTAGGGGCTTAATGGTGGAATCATTTAGGGAAATGAAAAGGAGAAAACACTTTGTTTCCATCTTAATGCCTTATAGGGCTCATTTTTACTACCCTTATGATTTTGAGTTTGTCTATCATCATTTAAAATATGTTATCCCTATAAGCGATTTAAAAAGGCAAGGGGCAGGGTATGGTGAATTTAGGCAAATTGACGAAAATTATATAAAAAATAAAAATGATTATCAGGAACTGCAAGAGGTTTATGATAAGTTTACTAAAAATAAACATGGATATGTTGTGCGTACAGAGGAAAATTGGAGGCTATTAGTAGAGGAGCATTTAACTGAAAAAGGATATATAACTCTTTTATTGGAGCAAGGCAAGCCTATAGGTTATTTGTTTTATTATTTACAGGATAATAGATTTATCGTCAAAGAAATGGCCTTTGCAAACATAAACGCGCAGAAATCTCTTTTAAAATATATCTATAATCATAATTCTCAAGTAGAAACCTTGGAATGGAATGCTGCTGTAGATGATTTAACTTATCTTTCTTTACCTGATCCGAAACAGGGCATAACGATGTACCCTTTTATGATGGCGAGGATAATAGATGCTAAAGAGGCTTTAGAAAGTATAGATTACTCCAGGGATATTACGGGAACAATTAAAATAAGTATTTCTGATAATTTAGCCACCTGGAACGAAGGAACCTTTAAGGTAGAAATTAATGAGGGCAAAGCTAAAGTTACGAAAACATTAGAGCCTTCTGATGTAAATCTGGGGATTGGCACCTTAACAAGTTTATATTTTGGGAGATTATCTGCGAGTGAACTTGAGTTTTTAGGTAAAATAAGTAGTGGTTCAGCTAAAAAAATGGAACTTTTAACTCAGATATTTCCGAAAATGAATAATTTCATAAATGAATATATTTAA